The DNA region TTGGGAAAAAGAGAAATAACATAACTTTAAATCCTTCATCCATGTGTTTCCTGAAAAAAATTACACCATGTTGTGCAAGTCATGTGATATTGGGACAAACGGTTCCTTTTTGAAGTGGGTGATTCAGATTGGTAACTTAGTTGACAACGCTTTTTCAGACTAACACAAAAAACTTGTAGTGCATAAAATGTCTTGATAATCTTGAAATCTATATAAAGGAAGAAGTATGAAAATCATTTATGTTTGAGGTCATTTTCATGCATATTTGCAAAGTAGAATGACCAACTCTACAAAATTGGACTGCTGAATACCAAGGTTTTATGTCCCATACACCTTATTTTTGAAGAAAAGTGATGGCTTTTCCAACAAATAATGACGTGATTtggaaaaatataattatgtacTAAGAAAATAAGCATTGGTACTATATCTTGATGAAAATGCATTAAACATATATCCCACGGGCATGAAATGTAAATGCAATTATAGAATGACTCATATATAGTTAGTCTAAAGATCTTCAGCATATCAcataaggctacatccacaacgtGAATTAAGGTAAAGATATGTGTGACCTCCAGACCtccagaatcaaagcacatgcttattcGTAATTCCGAaactttactgtgataaaccatttagactttggTTATAACCTGTTACCAACagtcaaaaataacatttataacatttttcgTTCATTTGAACGTTTTCAGTCCCTGGTTACAAGTAAATAACGGTGCTTTTTATGCTTTTACATTGTATTTAGTCATGCTGTTAATGAAACACAATCATACCTGCCACATGTTGAGGTTTAATAGGCCCCGCCTTCATCATGAACGGTTCCCCACCCTCAAAGGCCATGATTGGGTCAGCAGGTTGACCCTGCCCACTGCTACTGCCACTGTGATTGGACAGCTTGATGATTTCCTCAAAATCTGCTGTCTCTCCATTGGAGGAAAGTCCATTCTGATGCTTGTTGGTCTGGACACCATTAATTATTGGCGATGAATCCCAAGACATAGGGCTGAGAAACAAACAtgaaataaaacacacatttggGATCTATGGCTCTGATTTACAACAAAACTCAAACAATCTGGGAGTCATTTTCATTGTTTGATCTATAGTCAGATTTTAGCAACAAGTACTTTGGCTACGTTCAACATGACACTAATTACACCGATGGACCATAAAAACTATGAAACTTCTGTGCTTTGCAAATCATAACTATGCTTACCTTGTTTTCATGTCACCCTGTGATTGGTTTAAATTTGTCGCACCACTATGGAGAGAGTCTGAAGGATTTTTCTGGATTACTGAAAGACATATATTTCTCACTCAAACTCAGTAAACAAACTCTCCTCACCATTTACAGATATGTCAGATGACTATTAAGATTAATCAAAAGAGAAAAGAGTTATTATTCAAAAGCTATACCACATGCACAATACTAAACAATACATGAAAAATCAAAAAGTGTATAACCAGTCAATATTTACCGCTGTCAGAGATTTTGCCATTCACTTGCGCTGGAGACTTTGCATCCTTCTGCAAAGAAACAAATAAGTGAAGTTTATTTACCTGTCCAtctgtgtttgtatgtgcatGTGACATACATTTAGACTAAATTAAAAACAGATTTATCCCACCTGTCCTCCTGCATCACTCTTACGAGTCCTTTTCATGATTTCCTCTAGACGctagagaggtcaacaaagacaCGTTAGTCACACTTATCTACCAGTAGGGTTATTTAACCCTTAttttgtgttccggtcattttgatgCAGATGACTTTTGTTttcgtagttttttttttttttttttttaatccattaaaattccttgactttgttcatatATGGTAtctgattatttgtttatttttttgtacaattttctttacttttttggttttatttcactttgttacacttgttgtgctcccggtcaaaaatgaccggccattggaaatgaatgaattagactacaaaatacagaaataatttaaatataatagttTAGGAGCATCCCAAACCTTCAGATGAGCAAATacgtggatgtgtgtttgcacacacaaagtccacagacatgtgcacacacacacacacacacacacacacacacacacacacacacaatgtgtgttgagtgcccttttttgcatcgtctttccatgtacactctttgaggaatatttcaagatgtacttatcatattatgttgtatttgggtttgtttgaatcgggatagtctgctgtaagttacgatatgtcattgtctacaTTACAtgtatgtgtactgtatgtttcaggaagAAATAAGGAAAAACCTGACAAAAAGCctctcctgtttattatatttatgtgtataagtggtcattattcatttattatgtaattattattattattttattattattattattattattatattatcacTATTGTTTTCCacaaggaatatatatatataaagaaaagaacAAAACCCATCATAAGTACTAAAAGAACAAAACCCATCATAAGtactaaaaaagaagttataaaaatatctaatgtaatatcttgtgataatatttgcaatatgagagatttgtAAACAGTCTTAatgggctggtcatttttgacagggaacacaaaatgtgttagcacaaaacgaacacaagggttaaatgtcTTTTTATATAGCACTGAAAAAAGTCAAatttggatttttatttatttttttaataaaggagtGTCCTATGAAACACAGTGTGCTTGTGACtaattatacacacacagatatagacaattaaaacaaaaagtattttgtctATTAGCGAAcattccctctttctctctcgacTTACCTTCTTTCTTTCTAGGCGCTCTTGTTCTTCTTTCTGGAAGTGTTTCTCCCTCTCAattctctgtctctctgcttCTTCTCTGGCTTTGGATTCGGCATCTTCTCGCTGCAAAGAAACACTTGAAATTACATAACAAATTCGTTACACAACAAACACTAACAAGCCACGtttaatcaagtcaagtcaatttaTATGTCATTTGCACAACTTACACAGGTAATGGGCATTGAAACGCTCACGACACAGCCCAGAACCCAGACAATGTATCAAAAGAggaaattaattatattatattcataaatgtatgtatttatcaAATTGCATTATATAATATCAAATGGTATAGCAAAAAGGTGAGTGTTGCTTTCAATAGAGATGAAACATTTCAAGAACCGATGCCCGATATATCACACATCTAACGGCGATGTAGTCATGCCAGAAATGACTTATTATCAAGTTcaagaataaaacaaattaaagtgGACAGTTGAACTGTTTTGTCCTCCAATATATCACAAGTAGTGATTTCAATTTAACTCCCAGCCACAAGGCGGAAGCAGAGAGCAATATTTCTTCTGTGTAGGAATGGTTGTGATGTAACTGATATAAATGATATACTGTAAATTCATGGTATACTTTCTATAAGATCAGACTAGACCAAGTATCTTTCAAAGGTTTACAAGTATTTGTATTATATGTACAATAACAAATGAATAAAGTGCACTGCATATAAAGGTTCCTCTTAATCTTAAAGTCATTTGGGCTCAGATCCAGATGCTGCATCAGTTCAATCTGCTTATGTATATCTAGTGTCTTTTCTCATATCAGAAGATTAAACCTTGAGAAAATACTTTTTGATGCTTCACAGAAACCACAGATGTTCTTTGCACTGTACATCCAGAGAGCCACAGACAGCCTTATTAAGCCTGTCCTGCATCATCAAATCAAACCGCACTGCATCCCACATACACAGACAGAATACACATTACATGGGCTCTGTGCGCACTGACACAGTCCTGTTACTCTAATGATCCCATTAAGAGCATCAGCTGAGTGTTGCCCGGGGGCTCACAGGACGTCCTCTCTTGTGCACAGTTCTCAACAGCAGCTCATACACTGCAGGGACTCTTAACTGAGACTGTCATTAGAAAGCACTCACATTAAACACCCCTTTGTCTGCATGTGCCTCGGTCACCTTGATGCTTTATGTTAAAATTGAACGATTTTACTGAGGACTGCACTGAAATaaagttggtaacactttaaaataaagttctattttctcacattagttaatgcattaggtatcatgaagtaacaattaacaatatttttaacagcatttattcctcgttgttaatttatcaaaattttgttcattgtttgttcatgttagttcatgtaaTTAATGATAATGAGTACAACTGTAAAAACACATTAGTGAATGTAgaaattgtatattattattatattatattaaattagttATTTATTATGATACATTATGTATTAGTATAATATTTACTATTATTACATTGCTATTAATattatctatattatattattatctaattattaaaataatgtattatcattttattatttattattgcattatgaatatatatatatatatatatatatatatatatatatatatatatatatatatatatatatatatatatataaatataattttattttattttatttacctgcttggccaattaacagaaATGTAactttagaaatgtaatatttaatatttttttaataatacaattaaattaaattaaatttttgtatAATGAATGCTTAATGGTATAATTAATTCTAGTCAACTGATCTACATAAATTAGTCATAAATGGAGTCTATTACCCATCATGCTCTGCTCACCTGTCTCTGGAGTCGCAGGTTTTCCTCCTGCTCGGCTTGTGCTCTCTCCTGCGCCTCCCTCTCCTCCTGTAGACGCTGCTGCTCTGCCATGAAGCGCGCCTCCTCTTCCCTTCgcctcctctcctcctcctcacGCTTGGCGTGCTCCTCACGCAGTGCTCTGAATGAAGACAGGACTGTATTAGCATTTATAGTCTAGATAGTGATGACCAAACACATTTTGTCTCAACCACAGATGGTGCAACTACGGACCGTCTGACCAAAATCGcttaattctgattggctggtttaaaCAAAATTTTGGCATTGTTGTTTTTAGACCAAAGCTTGTCAAGGCTGGCAGACCAACTCTAAtcagttaagaccagcaaaccaagtAACTGACCTGCTCCTCTGCTCCTGTTCTCGTTTATCttgttcctctctttctctctgctcacgGGCTTGACGTCTCTTCTCCGCCAGCACCCTGGCTGCTTCCTCAGGGTCACTGGTCCCAGCTGTTGGCTTGGCAACCGGAGGTCcgggctctggagagagagatCTAGAAGGTGTGGAGACCACTTTGGCCACCTCTGGAGTCTGAGGAGCTGTTTTGATCGGCGGAGAGACAGTGGAGGGCGTGGCTGGAGCAGAGGAGACGGTGATGTCAGGAATACTGGGTGTTGCTAAACCAAAAAAAGAGGAGAAATGTTTATAAAACAGTGCAGGCCAAAGGAACAGATATTTCATAAACtcgtaataataaataaactccttaaaacacactttttactttcttaataattAGTAACTAATATTTTCATGTCAGTTTAGAAAAGTACCGACAGCCTTGTGAGTGGATAATTTTGTACTCTAAACatgaattttgttgtaaattattaTGCATTTCTCCGTGAATATTgtgcaaaataattaaatattaatttcattttagcTATTTTGTAGGGTATTGAATAAGGTTTTTaccattatatatttatatataatttttttacatggttttctggaatacttgattctgattggtcacttACAGAATTCTGTGGTCAGATATTTTTGTATGACTGCTAAACGTTATAATTAGCTGTCGTCCCAAGCAACCGATGTTCTACATAAATTAGTCATAAAACACACTTTTTTACTTTTCTTactatttaataaaacatttttttttacacacttgGCACTCCCTTGAAACTTCAAGGTAGTTTATGTTTCAATTTATTTAGAGCATGTAGTCTGCAATATTACTTATGCTGGTTAAATCAAAGATGCTCTAAATCCAGTCTAAGTACgtcacttcctagtgcttgacgcatgcgcagagcacaaGATAGCACTATTGGAAGTgctatcgagcttgaaatcacaatcgccaaggagactgctgatgttaagatttatagtgaaaaagaagtcatattttggtctgttctcacccaaaaccaattggatcgcttcagaagacatggattaaaccactggagtcctatggattacttttatgctgcctttatgtgctttttggagcttcaaagttctagtcaccgttcacttgcattgtatggacctacagagctgaaatattcatctaaaaatcttcatttgtgttctgcagaagaaaggaagtcatacacatctgggatggcatgagggtgagttaatgatgagagaattttcatttttcggtgaactttGACTTTAAGGCAACTAACTAGACAAAACTAACCAAGAAGCCCTGAGACAAAACACAAAATTGCAATCTAAATCAGATTACAATCGTCATTAAGTTATTTATGATGGTGTTTTTAAAATCTGTATGGTTTAATGACATAATGTCAAGACTAACAGCACTATCAAAGTTGAATAAATTGGTTTTATTCCGAGAATTATGGAATGTTGTCTCTACACAGAGATAGCACTCACAAAgcacaatagagcacaacagtgatcgcccactttttcagccacctTGGTTCCAGAAGCATTTTTCTCATATAttgttttccatagggatttcataaaaaatcCTTCATTAAAGGGTTTAAAGCCATGAACCGAACCAATCAGCCACAAGGTGAATCACAGttttagtaaaacattttttttatgctCTTTGtattatttgacaaaattacCAGTTGACTGGAAAAGAGGcacaataaaaataatcacaaatgagatttacttgattttgctttgttttctttGCACATCGCATTCTTACACTTTTGTCTCCTTTGTaaccaagtacactaactttttgagaaaaaaaaaaattattaagaaaTGACACTGCAATTGTTGTAatttgcatacatacacacacacacacacattaaatgtgCATTTGAGAACAcattcagctgtcacagagattTATCTGATAGTAAAAGCAACTCTTAAGAGCTCAAGGAAGCATCTTTGCTTTGGTCTTCATGATGATCACACTCACCATTTGTCTCCTTGGGAAGGTCAGCCTGACTGGGCTCTTTCTTTGTTTCCACAGCGACAGCAACGACGGCAGGTTGCTGCACGCGGGCGGGAGTCTGAGCTCGTTTAGGTCGGGTCTTGGTGCCAGGAGGGGTCCGACCAGAAGATGAGCCGGGTTTAGAGGACACTGTGGGGTTGGGGGAGAGTGGACGACTCCTGGGGTTCGCAGGTGAAGACGATCTGTTTTTGGCTTTGACATTTGGACTGAGAAGAGATTAAGAACATATTACAATCTAGACTAAAAACAACTGCCTCCAACACCAATTCCTAACCAGGTACAATCTGATTGAGTGACAAATGATAAATCTCATCCATGGTAACCAGAGTCCTGCGCAGCCCCACCCACAATGAAACCTCACTGGTCCAAATCCCTGCtaacaaactagatttttactagGGCCgaaaatttaacatgttaatttagagcaattaattatacaaaaatggATGGAATGCAAATACCTGGGACAGATTGATAAACTCAACTGTAAAATGGatcgctgtggactgtaggccagttgTAGGCATATGTTcaaagatatggaaataaaacaaacaacatattgactttttgtattgtctaatcaacaCTTTACTGGTCTGTCACAATAATGtcatgtatttgaattatctgaatttatatatatctttaaaaaaaaaaatatatatatatatatatatatatatatatatatatatatatattttttttttttttaattaaacattttaattatttattgaattatgtttatttttattatattttttattttatttattatatttactcgtctgtcacaataatgtcaagtatttgaattatctgaatttatatattatttttaataaattacaattttaattaaaaattatatttatttattgaataatgtttatttttattataatttttattttaatatattataataaaaatgtaatttgaattttaattatatactgaattatctttatttggggtgTGGGGGTGTTCTTGGCAAATAGGCTTTATTGGTCCAAATCTATTCtaacaaactagatttttactagGGTCGTCAATTTAACAAAATCATTTAGTGAGGTTAAttctataaaaatgaatatatgcaattcattcgattaattaatttgcacatcatgtaatttattcaataataaaaaaagaatctatTGACAGCTCAAATTTGtacaatttttttaagaaaatttggAGATTGCCCATGCAGCTGTCgccgccatgatgctagggtgttttgggtgttcGTGAGggcatttctatgtggttgccatggtgttctgagtggttgctagggcgttattaggtagttgctagggtgttctgggtagttgagTAAAAAGTGAAAAGagtccacccccatgtctctataatattctggaCTATTGAAATGACTGTCCTTcagtgcaagtctatgggattttataGTGTTTTTGCAAGTCTATGGGAACTGTTTTGTTGTCCGCCAGGAGAAAATCATAAGTTTGATAGGTTACAAAAGTAATGGCACCCCTCTcctcactcaacaagccacacaatttgtgtgtgtgtgtgtgtgtgtgtgtgtgaatcaccAGGCTTCTGTTTTTGTTCTGGTTATGCTCTGGGACTGTCTCTTCTTCTCTACTTGATCTTTAGACAGAGCATTCTTCTCCTTTTCATTCTCTCGTTCcttgtctttcttttctttcttcttcttctcaaACTAAATGCCAAAAAAGCAATGCATTAGTTTCAATGGGTCATATCATGGATAATGGAGATTGATGTACTATGTAGACATACTTTAGCGTTCACTACACAAAGTACCCTCCCTAGTTCGCCCAGGCCATTTATAAAAACTGCTACATTTGTGAACTACACTGGTAAGTGAAGATTCACTAATGATAGCAGaggtcttaaaggtacagtagcaaaaacagcatgTTTAATTAAGTGAGAGCGAGGGTGGATAATGATCTGCTTTTGGTGCATGAACCTTAACATTATTAGTTCAGTGTTAAATGTTTAAAGTTCATTATATTGAATAACATTGTTTGTGGATGTCAGGGGGAAAAAAGTGTAGAATAGTGTAGAATATGGCCCTTTTAATACTTAGTATATTGAGATTTCTTCACATTAATAGCTCTgattattttttctaaattatttttaaaagttaatagttCATGACCTGAGCGTGTTGTTCTGTGACTGGACTTGTTTGTGTTTACGTGCTTACCCATGTAGCGTTGCGTCTGTGTTGGCGCTGTGTGATGTCAGGCGTGCTGGTGGAGACTCTCCAGCGTTCAGTGTTGTGCTGGTGAGGACGATGATGAGAGCAGCCCGTCAGAGGAGACACAGACGAAGAGCGCGAACACTGATCTGAGATCAGACACAGACATCAACAAAGACGATACTTTATATAACCTCAAAACATTACAAACTGATCTGAGATCAGATAGAGAAGATGTCTCATTCAGTTATTTGATCTCAAAACACTACAGTATATACTGATCTGAGACCAGACAGaaatacaaaatatatcaaaaaattGAGAATTCCGTTTGGGATATCAGATAAACAATTACATCAGgtataaaatacacacattaagcgaactgcaaaaataattttcttactcagtatttttgtctttccagtaaaaatatctaaaaatccttaaaacaagagacatttacttgagaagcaaaatgacaacatattaagtcttgttttcagagaaatctaacaaaattaagttagggtttatgcttaaaactagaaaacaatgcccagtggggtaagaaaaatacaccTAATACAAAGCAAGGGCATAGccagtaaattatttttgggtgggcctcaataaaaaggGATTTGGCAAGTTTTCGaccaataattttttatttttttttttaccaaattttccttaaaaacattcagaaagttctttcacactttcagaaatcagaatttatgcattttttaaacgatttatgaatatatattttaagtcaaagaataatctgggTGGTATAATGTGTAACTCACGGGGGTCACTGCTGTTCTGTAGGGTGGCTACGCTCCGACTCCGAGCCAGAAAGGAAAGAGTAGGCATCATCAGTCTCTCCACAATGCGGCTCTCCCACGGGCTCAGATGCAAACTGCGGGCTGATACAAGAGGGCACATCAACACACACGGACACATAGAGCAGGTCACTTGACAAAGGACCTTCAACCACTCAGCTGGCTGTTAGACCCAACGACAGCTTAACCAATCAGAGTTGCTGTTTTGTCAGGAGTGCCTTTCGTTGAGAGAACACTGAAATCAATTTTTTTAGACTCTGCTGGTCTACTACTGGAGACCTAATCTACACTATAAGTTTTGTGAATGCTCATGTCTTCTAAATGAGTGAACAGCTGTGATTCTGatatgcacgcacgcacacacacacacacacacacacacacacacacacacacacacacatgttgatgcggctatccttataaggactctccatagacataatgatttttatactgtaagaactatagattctgtcccctaaccctaaccctacccctaaacctaaccctcacaaaaaaattcctgcatttttacattttcagaaaaacattgtttagtgtgtttttttatgcaatttgaattatggggacactagaaatgtcctcataaaccacatttatagcataatacccttgtaattaccagtttgtgacctaaaaaatgtcctcgtaaaccatccaaacccgcccacacacacacacacacacacacacacacacacacacacttggacaCTCCCTTGAAACTTCAAGGTAGTTTATGTTTCAATTTATTTAGAGCATGTAGTCTGCAACATTACTTATGCTGGTTAAATCAAAGATGCTCTAAATCCAGTCTAAGTACgtcacttcctagtgcttgacgcatgcgcagagcacaaGATAGCACTATTGGAAGTgctatcgagcttgaaatcacgatcgccaaggagactgctgatgttaagatttatagtgaaaaagaagtcatattttggtctgttctcacccaaaaccaattggatcgcttcagaagacatggattaaaccactggagtcctatggattacttttatgctgcctttatgtgcttttcggagcttcaaagctctagtcaccgttcacttgcattgtatggacctacagagctgaaatattcatctaaaaatcttcatttgtgttctgcagaagaaaggaagtcatacacatctgggatggcatgagggtgagtaaatgatgagagaagtttcatttttgggtgaactttgacTTTAAGGCAACTAACTAGACAAAACTAACCAAGAAGCCCTGAGACAAAACACAAAATTGCAATCTAAATCAGATTACAATCGTCATTAAGTTATTTATGATGGTGTTTTTAAAATCTGTATGGTTTAATGACATAATGTCAAGACTAACAGCACTATCAAAGCTGAATAAATTGGTTTTATTCCGAGAATTATGGAATGTTGTCTCTATACAGAGATAGCACTCACAAAgcacaatagagcacaacagtgatcgcccactttttcagccacctTGGTTCCAGAAGCATTTTTctcatatatttttttccatagggatttcataaaaaatcCTTCATTAAAGGGTTTAAAGCCATGAACCGAACCAATCAGCCACAAGGTGAATCACAGCATTACAATCCTTTATTTaaaccaaaaaagtatttgaaaatcagacaaaaacacaaaggtacaagactgtgaacCTACCGTCTGTCATGAAGAAATGAACTTTTCTTTTTAatcgaaataaaaacaattaattttaaggtgtttattataagtatagaatcaaaatatttaaagtatattgcaaaatattcagataagtacaaatatataagtagtttgagagtgtagagagaTTGACTCGGTTGTTATTCACAGTGTGATGGAAGTGGGCGCTCGCTACAGAGATCTTTTGGCGCGCTTTGATTGCCAGGACTCTCTGATTGGTCGATTTGTTtgctcaggatcatgggtagtgtagttcattaccaggaattccactattaaacacgatATTTTCAAACTGATGGTTTTAACAGTAGCATTTACAATCAAGTGATAACCTCAGAagtcacagtaggtctgtctttaaaggataataatatatcattaaaaaaatctctTATGGATATatgtgaaaattaatgggatttttttatttccagaaccagactgttgcactctatagaaatttccatgacttttctaggcctagaaatcacagttttaaaatgtcaaggttttccatgactgtggaaacCCTGGATATGTTGATGTATTACATTAATAAGACAACAATAAAATGAGATCAGATAATTTGGGCTGTCACAAAGATGATTGAATGACAGTCATTGCGATCAGACTCTGCAGAGATGAGACAGTTTCAATTAGTCGCTTCTCTACAGACATGAGAAGACACGTGACGAACATGTGATGTGACGAAGGAATTAATCTGTGGTCTTGGCTCCACTCCTCCACCAAATCACCATTTTATCCCtataaatacaaacacacacacactcccattcAGGCACAAACGCACTtcaaattcaatacacacagtaTCTGACAACCATGTAACATTCAAACAATACTGTGTATCAAAACGAATCCTTGTTCGCAAGCATCACAGCGAGTAACAAGGTGGTGCTCCAATCTGACACTTTggaaacacaacaaaatttacaACATTTTGTGACAGCTGGTCACTGGCTGTTGCTAGGCAACAGCTGCCTTTTTATTCCACCACTGCGGCAAAACACTGCTGTTGCCTGAACTACTGTAACAGAAGGCTTCATCATGATCTATCATTTAGATTGTTGCTTCAAGACAATCTTCACACCGTACGTTATAAAATGAAAAGTGGATGAACAAATACAGTAGCCATGGTAGCCTCTAACAGGAACATAGTTATAAATCTTGAATGTCAACTATCTCAGTAACAGCTCTGGGaggtcttttttttctctcccaatttggaatgcccaattcccaatgtgcttttaagtcctcaaggtcgcgtagtgattcgcctcagtttGCCtcaggaggacgaatctcagttgcctccacgtctgagatcgtcaacccgcgcatcttatcacgtggcttgttgagcacgttgccacggagacatagcgcatgtggaggcttcacgccatccaccgcggcaaccaccacgcgccccaccgagaacgaaccacattatagtgaccacgaggagtttaccccatgtgactctaccctccctagcaaccgggccaatttggttgctta from Myxocyprinus asiaticus isolate MX2 ecotype Aquarium Trade chromosome 30, UBuf_Myxa_2, whole genome shotgun sequence includes:
- the LOC127420864 gene encoding MAP7 domain-containing protein 1-like isoform X4, whose amino-acid sequence is MNKMENKALESSFEEKLTLSEKVLTSPPETSGILEKENEMESEILKADDTTVTDSSLITDPPSKTEPIISDPRPTTPGGTANSLPKKDGISSEQRQKQAKQRREERAKYLEQKTQEQAAKKAQWLEKEEKARRLRESQLEERRRKLEEQRLKAEKRRALLEEKQRLKLEKNKERYESAIKRSTKKTWAEIRQQRWSWAGGLNQTSRRETRSLHLSPWESRIVERLMMPTLSFLARSRSVATLQNSSDPHQCSRSSSVSPLTGCSHHRPHQHNTERWRVSTSTPDITQRQHRRNATWFEKKKKEKKDKERENEKEKNALSKDQVEKKRQSQSITRTKTEACPNVKAKNRSSSPANPRSRPLSPNPTVSSKPGSSSGRTPPGTKTRPKRAQTPARVQQPAVVAVAVETKKEPSQADLPKETNATPSIPDITVSSAPATPSTVSPPIKTAPQTPEVAKVVSTPSRSLSPEPGPPVAKPTAGTSDPEEAARVLAEKRRQAREQREREEQDKREQEQRSRALREEHAKREEEERRRREEEARFMAEQQRLQEEREAQERAQAEQEENLRLQRQREDAESKAREEAERQRIEREKHFQKEEQERLERKKRLEEIMKRTRKSDAGGQKDAKSPAQVNGKISDSVIQKNPSDSLHSGATNLNQSQGDMKTSPMSWDSSPIINGVQTNKHQNGLSSNGETADFEEIIKLSNHSGSSSGQGQPADPIMAFEGGEPFMMKAGPIKPQHVAEVL
- the LOC127420864 gene encoding MAP7 domain-containing protein 1-like isoform X6, which gives rise to MISIIFHLQAAKKAQWLEKEEKARRLRESQLEERRRKLEEQRLKAEKRRALLEEKQRLKLEKNKERYESAIKRSTKKTWAEIRQQRWSWAGGLNQTSRRESRCSASTVNLPRQTEPVLNNRLSKSSATLWNSPCRTRSLHLSPWESRIVERLMMPTLSFLARSRSVATLQNSSDPHQCSRSSSVSPLTGCSHHRPHQHNTERWRVSTSTPDITQRQHRRNATWFEKKKKEKKDKERENEKEKNALSKDQVEKKRQSQSITRTKTEACPNVKAKNRSSSPANPRSRPLSPNPTVSSKPGSSSGRTPPGTKTRPKRAQTPARVQQPAVVAVAVETKKEPSQADLPKETNATPSIPDITVSSAPATPSTVSPPIKTAPQTPEVAKVVSTPSRSLSPEPGPPVAKPTAGTSDPEEAARVLAEKRRQAREQREREEQDKREQEQRSRALREEHAKREEEERRRREEEARFMAEQQRLQEEREAQERAQAEQEENLRLQRQREDAESKAREEAERQRIEREKHFQKEEQERLERKKRLEEIMKRTRKSDAGGQKDAKSPAQVNGKISDSVIQKNPSDSLHSGATNLNQSQGDMKTSPMSWDSSPIINGVQTNKHQNGLSSNGETADFEEIIKLSNHSGSSSGQGQPADPIMAFEGGEPFMMKAGPIKPQHVAEVL